The following are encoded together in the Bradysia coprophila strain Holo2 unplaced genomic scaffold, BU_Bcop_v1 contig_94, whole genome shotgun sequence genome:
- the LOC119085105 gene encoding uncharacterized protein LOC119085105, protein MNEAQRQINFKIETMDQYGNKKNPQEFDILNLIQEVKKHPILYAKDIKASKESREEAWHTISSELDTPLQIVKTKWRSLRDSLSRLKRDRSRRGKKTWYMLKHLTFLPSVTELLDNPQDIKNENYYDDVIECHDLSHDDAIRYIDGVEEFAQENTEMVDLKYVKINGETSDEEIDNENEMPAPPPIKKIKLLKPLTQSQKTTPMYKAIVPKPAETTYIKFSHFSGDEGNEEYTPLTVDQNCIQIVSPISPEIIEQNANRTESVKTGEEAQQRLTEHLSNICSHFSTEEFGYSVHIANQLRNLPRLEREILRNKIDNLIYETHMSVITSQSN, encoded by the exons ATGAATGAAGCACAAcgtcaaattaattttaagatCGAAACGATGGACCAGTAcggtaacaagaaaaatc CTCAAGAATTTGATATTCTGAATCTCATCCAAGAAGTCAAAAAGCATCCGATTCTATACGCAAAAGATATAAAAGCGTCGAAGGAGAGCCGTGAAGAAGCCTGGCATACGATTTCGAGCGAACTGGACACACCAC TTCAAATCGTTAAAACCAAATGGCGATCGTTGAGAGATTCCCTTTCCCGGCTGAAGAGGGACCGATCGAGACGCGGTAAAAAAACGTGGTACATGTTGAAACATCTCACATTCCTGCCTTCTGTGACCGAATTGCT GGACAATCCACAAGACATAAAAAATGAGAACTACTACGACGACGTAATCGAATGCCATGATTTGTCACATGACGATGCCATCCGTTACATTGACGGTGTCGAAGAATTTGCCCAAGAGAATACGGAAATGGTCGATCTGAAATACGTTAAAATCAATGGCGAAACCAGCGACGAAGAAATCGACAACGAAAACGAAATGCCTGCTCCGCCGCCGattaagaaaatcaaattactgAAGCCTCTGACACAAAGCCAGAAAACGACGCCCATGTACAAAGCAATTGTTCCGAAACCGGCCGAGACGACGtacatcaaattttcacatttcagTGGCGACGAAGGGAACGAAGAGTACACCCCATTGACGGTGGACCAAAATTGCATTCAAATTGTTAGTCCCATTTCACCGGAAATAATCGAACAAAATGCGAACCGCACGGAATCGGTTAAAACTGGCGAAGAGGCTCAGCAGCGTTTAACCGAACATTTAAGCAATATTTGCTCACACTTTTCCACGGAAGAATTTGGCTATTCTGTCCACATTGCCAATCAGTTGCGGAACTTACCGAGGCTAGAGCGCGAGATATTGagaaataaaatcgacaatTTGATTTATGAGACTCATATGTCCGTTATTACATCGCAAAGCAATTAA